A genome region from Mycolicibacterium litorale includes the following:
- the pheS gene encoding phenylalanine--tRNA ligase subunit alpha has translation MAGNLSEEALTDAVDAARRAFGQAADLDALARAKTEHLGDRSPIALARQSLGTLPKTERADAGKRVNVARSDAQRGYDERLAELRAERDAAVLVAERIDVTLPSTRQPVGARHPITILAENIADTFVAMGWELAEGPEVETEQFNFDALNFPPDHPARSEQDTFHIAPEGSRQVLRTHTSPVQIRALLERDLPVYIISIGRTFRTDELDATHTPVFHQVEGLAVDRGLTMAHLRGTLDAFARAQFGPQGGTRFRPHFFPFTEPSAEVDVWFPNKKGGPGWVEWGGCGMVNPNVLRACGIDPDEYSGFAFGMGLERTLQFRNGIPDMRDMVEGDVRFSLPFGVGA, from the coding sequence GTGGCCGGAAACCTGTCCGAAGAGGCGTTGACCGATGCGGTCGACGCCGCCCGCCGTGCGTTCGGTCAGGCCGCCGATCTCGATGCGCTGGCCCGTGCCAAGACCGAACACCTCGGCGACCGGTCGCCGATCGCGCTCGCGCGTCAATCGCTGGGCACTCTGCCGAAAACCGAGCGTGCGGATGCGGGTAAGCGTGTCAACGTCGCACGGTCGGACGCCCAGCGCGGCTACGACGAGCGCCTCGCCGAACTGCGCGCCGAACGCGATGCGGCGGTGCTGGTCGCCGAGCGCATCGACGTCACGCTGCCGTCGACGCGCCAACCGGTCGGCGCCCGCCATCCGATCACGATCCTGGCCGAGAACATCGCCGACACGTTCGTCGCGATGGGTTGGGAACTGGCCGAAGGTCCCGAGGTCGAGACCGAGCAGTTCAACTTCGACGCGTTGAACTTCCCGCCCGACCACCCCGCCCGCAGCGAACAGGACACGTTCCACATCGCGCCCGAGGGGTCGCGGCAGGTGCTGCGCACCCATACCTCGCCGGTTCAGATCCGTGCACTGCTGGAACGGGATCTGCCGGTGTACATCATCTCGATCGGCCGCACATTCCGCACCGACGAGCTCGACGCCACGCACACGCCGGTCTTCCACCAGGTCGAGGGCCTCGCGGTCGACCGCGGGCTGACGATGGCGCACCTGCGCGGGACGCTGGACGCGTTCGCGCGCGCCCAGTTCGGCCCGCAGGGCGGCACCCGCTTCCGCCCGCACTTCTTCCCGTTCACCGAACCGTCGGCGGAGGTCGACGTGTGGTTCCCGAACAAGAAGGGCGGCCCCGGCTGGGTGGAATGGGGTGGGTGCGGCATGGTCAACCCGAATGTGCTGCGCGCCTGCGGAATCGACCCCGACGAGTATTCCGGCTTCGCATTCGGCATGGGTTTGGAGCGAACATTGCAGTTCCGCAACGGGATTCCCGATATGCGCGACATGGTCGAGGGTGACGTGCGGTTCTCGCTGCCGTTCGGGGTGGGCGCCTGA
- the argJ gene encoding bifunctional glutamate N-acetyltransferase/amino-acid acetyltransferase ArgJ gives MTAPLIRTQGVTAPAGFRAAGIAAGIKASGALDLALVLNEGPDHTAAGVFTRNQVQAAPVLWSRQVLTTGRLRAVVLNSGGANACTGPLGFQDTHATAEAVAAALSDWGSETGAIEVAVCSTGLIGDRLPMDRVLGGVTEVVQEMAGGLSGGEEAARAIMTTDTVPKQVALHHPDNWTVGGMAKGAGMMAPSLATMLCVLTTDAVASAEALDTALRRAATRTFDRLDIDGSCSTNDTVLLLASGASEITPTQEALDEAVLRVCDDLCAQLQADAEGVTKRIAITVSGAPTEDDALGAARLLARDSLVKTALFGSDPNWGRVLAAVGMVPFTIDPNRITVSFNGSPTFANGAGAPGAREVDLTGPDIEVSVDLGLGTGRATVRTTDLSHAYVEENSAYSS, from the coding sequence GTGACCGCGCCGCTCATCCGCACTCAGGGTGTCACCGCACCCGCGGGCTTTCGCGCCGCCGGAATCGCGGCCGGGATCAAGGCATCCGGCGCGCTCGACCTCGCCCTGGTCCTCAACGAGGGTCCCGACCACACCGCTGCGGGCGTGTTCACCCGCAACCAGGTGCAGGCCGCACCGGTGTTGTGGAGCCGTCAGGTGCTCACCACCGGCCGGCTGCGCGCCGTCGTCCTCAACTCCGGCGGAGCCAACGCCTGCACCGGCCCGCTCGGGTTCCAGGACACCCACGCCACCGCCGAGGCGGTTGCCGCGGCGCTGTCCGACTGGGGTTCGGAAACCGGCGCCATCGAGGTCGCGGTCTGCTCGACCGGCCTGATCGGGGACCGGCTGCCGATGGACCGGGTGCTGGGCGGGGTCACCGAGGTGGTGCAGGAGATGGCCGGCGGGCTGTCGGGCGGAGAGGAAGCCGCCCGCGCCATCATGACGACCGACACCGTGCCGAAACAGGTTGCGCTGCACCATCCTGACAACTGGACCGTCGGCGGCATGGCCAAGGGCGCCGGCATGATGGCGCCGTCGCTGGCCACGATGCTCTGCGTGCTCACCACCGACGCGGTCGCCTCCGCCGAAGCGTTGGACACCGCACTGCGCCGCGCCGCCACCCGCACATTCGACAGGCTCGACATCGACGGCAGCTGCTCGACGAACGACACCGTGCTGCTGCTGGCCTCCGGCGCCAGTGAGATCACGCCGACGCAAGAGGCACTCGACGAGGCGGTGCTGCGGGTGTGTGACGACCTCTGCGCACAACTACAGGCCGACGCCGAGGGCGTCACCAAGCGCATCGCGATCACGGTCAGCGGCGCGCCGACCGAGGACGACGCGCTGGGTGCCGCCCGGCTGCTCGCCCGCGACAGCCTGGTCAAGACCGCGCTGTTCGGCTCCGATCCGAACTGGGGCCGGGTACTGGCCGCGGTCGGGATGGTGCCCTTCACCATCGATCCGAACCGGATCACCGTGTCCTTCAACGGATCACCGACCTTCGCCAACGGCGCGGGCGCGCCTGGAGCCCGCGAGGTCGACCTGACCGGTCCGGACATCGAGGTGAGCGTCGACCTCGGACTCGGCACCGGGCGAGCGACCGTGCGCACCACCGATCTGTCGCACGCCTACGTCGAAGAGAACTCGGCCTACAGCTCATGA
- a CDS encoding adenylate/guanylate cyclase domain-containing protein produces MEVESFGERSGGAEDAGRAPSGGSAGPLGWLYSANHSPGVVEFLRRARRALPGDPDFGDPLSADGVGGPRAAARVADRLLDREAVSREVSLGALQVWQALTERVSGKPANPEVTLVFSDLVGFSSWSLSAGDDATLRLLRRVAQVFEPPLLEAGGRIVKRMGDGSMAVFGDAGTAVRAVLDAMSAVRAVEVDGYTPRMRVGVHTGRPQRIGSDWLGVDVNIAARVMERATRGGLVVSQTTLDGITAEEFEALDVTVKRQRRQVFSLKPDGVPPDLAMYRLRRRRSVADDSADDDS; encoded by the coding sequence GTGGAGGTCGAGTCGTTCGGCGAACGATCCGGCGGTGCCGAGGACGCGGGACGGGCGCCGTCAGGCGGGTCGGCAGGGCCCCTGGGCTGGCTCTACAGCGCCAACCACAGCCCCGGCGTGGTGGAGTTCCTGCGCCGTGCCCGCCGCGCCCTGCCCGGTGATCCCGACTTCGGCGACCCGCTCTCGGCCGACGGTGTGGGCGGACCGCGCGCCGCGGCGCGCGTCGCCGACCGGCTGCTTGACCGCGAAGCCGTATCGCGGGAGGTCAGTCTCGGCGCCCTGCAGGTGTGGCAGGCGCTCACCGAACGGGTGTCGGGTAAGCCGGCCAACCCCGAGGTGACGCTGGTGTTCAGCGATCTCGTCGGGTTCTCGTCGTGGTCGCTGAGCGCCGGTGACGACGCCACGCTGCGGTTGCTGCGACGGGTGGCGCAGGTCTTCGAACCACCGCTGCTGGAAGCCGGCGGGCGCATCGTCAAACGCATGGGTGACGGATCGATGGCGGTCTTCGGCGACGCCGGGACCGCGGTGCGCGCCGTGCTCGACGCGATGAGCGCGGTCCGGGCGGTCGAGGTCGACGGCTACACGCCGCGGATGCGGGTGGGTGTGCACACCGGCCGGCCGCAGCGGATCGGCTCGGACTGGCTGGGAGTGGACGTGAACATCGCCGCGCGGGTGATGGAGCGGGCCACGCGCGGCGGCCTCGTGGTCTCGCAGACGACACTCGACGGCATCACGGCCGAGGAGTTCGAGGCGCTCGACGTCACGGTGAAACGGCAGCGGCGGCAGGTGTTCAGCCTCAAACCCGACGGGGTGCCGCCCGATCTGGCCATGTACCGGTTGCGCAGGCGCCGGTCGGTGGCCGACGACTCCGCGGACGACGACTCGTAG
- the pheT gene encoding phenylalanine--tRNA ligase subunit beta: MRLPYSWLREVVAAGAPGWDVPAAELEQALIRIGHEVEEILPVGPVTGPLTIGRVADIEELTEFKKPIRAVKVDVGDAEPRDIVCGATNFAVGDLVVVALPGTTLPGDFTIAKRKTYGRTSDGMICSTAELNLGADHSGILVLPPGTAAPGTPAADVLGLDDVVFNLAITPDRGYCLSVRGMAREIACAYDLDYVDPADVPALPVDGEALPVTIEPGTGVLRFGLRPVTGIDPAAVSPWWLQRRLLLSGIRAISPAVDVTNYVMLEIGHPMHAHDRSLITGGFRVRFAEPGETVVTLDDVERRLDPADVLIVDDAATAAIGGVMGAGTTEVRETTTDVMLEAAVWDPAAVSRTQRRLHLASEAGRRYERTVDPAISVAALDRCAALLAEIAGGTVEPGLTDWRGDPPREHWSAAPVSMAVDRPDRTAGVDYAPGTTERRLTQIGAVVEVDGDRLTAVPPSWRPDIRQPADLVEEVLRLEGLERIPSVLPAAPAGRGLTAIQKRRRAIGKSLALSGYVEILPTPFLPAGVFDVWGLDADDPRRATTRVLNPLEADRPHLATTLLPGLLEALVRNVSRGAADTALFAIAQVVEHTEQIRAVERIPNDRRPTEAEIATLDASLPRQPQHVGAVLTGLREPAGPWGRGRPVEAADAFEMVRIVGRAAGVEFTLRAAQHLPWHPGRCAEVLIGDAVVGYAGQLHPAVVERAGLPKGTCAVELDLDAVPITELLPAPRVSPFPAVFQDISLIVDDAVAAQSVVDAVRSGAGELLEDVRLFDVYTGPQIGDGRKSLALALRFRAADRTLTEDEASAARDAAVQAAAERVGAEQRR, encoded by the coding sequence ATGCGGCTGCCGTACAGCTGGCTGCGCGAGGTGGTGGCGGCCGGGGCTCCGGGTTGGGACGTGCCCGCCGCCGAGCTCGAGCAGGCGCTGATCCGCATCGGTCACGAGGTCGAAGAGATCCTGCCCGTCGGTCCGGTGACCGGGCCCCTGACCATCGGCCGCGTCGCCGACATCGAGGAACTGACCGAGTTCAAGAAACCCATCCGCGCGGTCAAGGTCGACGTCGGTGACGCGGAGCCGCGTGACATCGTCTGCGGGGCGACGAACTTCGCGGTCGGCGATCTGGTGGTGGTGGCGCTGCCCGGAACGACGCTGCCCGGCGATTTCACCATCGCCAAGCGCAAGACCTACGGCCGCACCTCCGACGGGATGATCTGCTCGACGGCGGAGCTCAACCTCGGCGCCGACCACTCCGGCATCCTCGTGCTGCCGCCCGGCACCGCGGCGCCCGGTACGCCCGCCGCCGACGTGCTCGGCCTCGACGACGTCGTGTTCAACCTTGCGATCACACCCGACCGTGGTTACTGCCTGTCGGTGCGCGGCATGGCCCGTGAGATCGCCTGCGCCTACGACCTCGACTACGTGGACCCGGCGGACGTGCCCGCGCTGCCGGTCGACGGGGAGGCGCTGCCGGTCACCATCGAACCGGGCACCGGGGTGCTGCGGTTCGGGCTGCGGCCCGTGACGGGCATCGATCCCGCCGCGGTGTCGCCGTGGTGGCTGCAGCGCAGACTGCTGCTGTCCGGCATCCGGGCGATCTCCCCGGCCGTCGACGTCACCAACTACGTGATGCTCGAGATCGGGCACCCCATGCACGCGCATGACCGCAGCCTGATCACCGGCGGCTTCCGGGTGCGCTTCGCCGAGCCCGGGGAGACGGTGGTCACCCTCGACGACGTCGAGCGCCGGCTCGATCCGGCCGATGTGCTGATCGTCGACGACGCGGCGACCGCCGCGATCGGCGGCGTCATGGGTGCCGGCACGACCGAGGTCCGCGAGACGACCACCGACGTCATGCTCGAAGCGGCGGTGTGGGACCCGGCAGCGGTATCGCGCACGCAGCGGCGGCTGCATCTGGCCAGCGAGGCCGGCCGCCGCTACGAGCGCACGGTCGACCCGGCCATCTCCGTGGCTGCCCTCGACCGCTGCGCCGCGTTGCTCGCCGAGATCGCCGGCGGCACGGTCGAACCCGGGCTGACCGACTGGCGTGGTGATCCGCCCCGCGAGCACTGGTCAGCCGCGCCGGTCTCGATGGCCGTCGACCGCCCGGACCGCACGGCCGGGGTCGACTACGCCCCGGGCACCACCGAGAGGCGGCTCACCCAGATCGGTGCCGTCGTCGAGGTCGACGGTGACCGGCTGACCGCCGTCCCCCCGAGCTGGCGTCCCGACATCAGGCAACCCGCCGATCTCGTCGAGGAGGTGCTGCGGCTCGAAGGCCTCGAGCGGATCCCGTCCGTGCTGCCCGCCGCCCCCGCGGGCCGCGGGTTGACCGCCATTCAGAAGCGTCGCCGCGCGATCGGTAAATCGCTGGCGCTCAGCGGATATGTCGAGATCCTGCCCACCCCGTTCCTGCCCGCCGGTGTCTTCGACGTGTGGGGACTCGACGCCGACGACCCGCGCCGGGCGACCACCCGGGTGCTCAACCCGCTCGAGGCCGACCGGCCCCACCTGGCCACGACGTTGCTGCCGGGGTTGCTCGAAGCGTTGGTGCGCAACGTCTCCCGCGGCGCGGCCGATACCGCGTTGTTCGCGATCGCGCAGGTGGTCGAACACACCGAACAGATCCGCGCGGTCGAGCGGATCCCGAACGACCGCAGGCCGACCGAGGCGGAGATCGCCACCCTGGACGCCTCGCTGCCGCGCCAGCCGCAACACGTCGGCGCGGTGCTGACCGGTCTGCGCGAGCCCGCCGGGCCGTGGGGCCGGGGCCGGCCGGTCGAGGCGGCTGACGCGTTCGAGATGGTGCGCATCGTGGGGCGGGCGGCCGGAGTGGAGTTCACGCTGCGCGCCGCCCAGCACCTGCCCTGGCATCCCGGACGGTGTGCCGAGGTGCTGATCGGCGACGCCGTTGTCGGGTACGCCGGACAGTTGCACCCCGCGGTCGTCGAGCGGGCGGGCCTGCCCAAGGGCACGTGCGCGGTCGAACTCGACCTGGACGCGGTCCCGATCACCGAACTGTTGCCCGCGCCGCGGGTCTCGCCGTTCCCGGCGGTGTTCCAGGACATCAGCCTGATCGTCGACGACGCCGTCGCCGCGCAGAGTGTGGTCGACGCGGTGCGCTCCGGTGCAGGCGAACTGCTCGAGGATGTCCGGCTGTTCGACGTCTACACCGGTCCGCAGATCGGTGACGGCCGGAAATCGCTGGCGCTCGCACTGCGGTTCCGAGCCGCCGATCGGACGTTGACCGAGGACGAGGCCAGCGCGGCCCGTGACGCCGCGGTGCAGGCGGCGGCCGAGCGGGTCGGGGCAGAGCAGCGCCGCTGA
- the argB gene encoding acetylglutamate kinase has protein sequence MSSGTETRAQVLAAALPWLKQLHGKIVVVKYGGNAMIDDTLKAAFAADMVFLRNCGVHPVVVHGGGPQISAMLKRLGIPGDFRGGFRVTTPEVLDVARMVLFGQVGRELVGLINAHGPYAVGITGEDAHLFTAVRRSVTVDGVATDIGLVGDVEHVNTEAVVDLIAAGRIPVVSTIAPDANGVVHNINADTAAAALAAALGAEKLVMLTDVEGLYTDWPDRDSLVSQIDTATLADLLPKLEAGMVPKIEACLRAVTDGVPSAHVIDGRVEHCVLVELFTDEGTGTKVVSA, from the coding sequence ATGAGCAGCGGCACCGAGACCAGAGCGCAGGTGCTCGCCGCCGCGCTGCCGTGGCTCAAACAGCTGCACGGCAAGATCGTCGTCGTCAAGTACGGCGGCAACGCGATGATCGACGACACCCTCAAGGCCGCATTCGCCGCCGACATGGTGTTCCTGCGCAACTGCGGGGTGCACCCGGTCGTCGTGCACGGGGGCGGTCCGCAGATCAGCGCGATGCTCAAACGGCTCGGCATCCCCGGCGACTTCCGGGGCGGCTTCCGGGTGACCACACCCGAGGTGCTCGACGTGGCCAGGATGGTGCTGTTCGGACAGGTCGGCCGCGAACTCGTCGGCCTGATCAACGCGCACGGCCCCTACGCCGTCGGCATCACCGGTGAGGACGCGCACCTGTTCACCGCGGTGCGCCGGAGCGTCACCGTCGACGGGGTGGCCACCGACATCGGCCTCGTCGGCGACGTCGAACACGTCAACACCGAGGCCGTCGTCGACCTGATCGCCGCCGGCCGCATCCCGGTCGTGTCGACCATCGCCCCAGACGCCAACGGCGTGGTGCACAACATCAACGCCGACACCGCGGCGGCCGCGCTGGCCGCGGCGCTGGGCGCCGAGAAGCTCGTGATGCTGACCGACGTCGAAGGGCTCTACACCGACTGGCCCGACCGCGACTCGCTGGTCAGCCAGATCGACACCGCCACGCTGGCCGACCTGTTGCCGAAGCTGGAGGCCGGAATGGTCCCCAAGATCGAGGCCTGTCTGCGCGCCGTCACCGACGGCGTGCCCAGCGCCCACGTCATCGACGGTCGCGTCGAACACTGCGTGCTGGTCGAACTGTTCACAGACGAGGGAACCGGAACCAAGGTGGTGAGCGCATGA
- the argC gene encoding N-acetyl-gamma-glutamyl-phosphate reductase: MQTSCMTTVAVAGASGYAGGEILRLLLGHPAYADGRLTIGALTAAGSAGTALAEHHPHLLPLAGRILDPTDVDTLSGHDVVFLGLPHGHSAALAEQLGDDTLIIDCGADFRLTDPAAWERFYGSAHAGSWPYGLPELPGARDQLTGAKRIAVPGCYPTAALLALLPAVAENLIEPAVTVVAVSGTSGAGRAAKTDLLGAEVIGSARAYNVGGKHRHTPEIAQGLRAVTDRDVTVSFTPVLIPTSRGILATCTARTSAPLSQLRAAYEKAYDAEPFVYLLPEGQLPKTGSVIGSNAAQLAVAVDEDAQTFIAIAAIDNLVKGTGGAAVQSMNLALGWPETEGLSVVGVAP, encoded by the coding sequence ATGCAGACTTCATGCATGACAACTGTCGCGGTCGCCGGGGCCAGCGGGTACGCCGGCGGGGAGATCCTGCGCCTGCTGCTCGGCCATCCGGCCTACGCCGACGGCCGGTTGACGATCGGCGCGCTGACCGCAGCGGGCAGCGCCGGAACCGCGCTGGCCGAGCATCATCCGCACCTGCTGCCGCTGGCCGGCCGAATCCTCGACCCCACCGATGTCGACACGCTGTCCGGCCACGACGTCGTCTTCCTCGGCCTCCCGCACGGCCACAGCGCCGCGCTGGCCGAACAACTCGGCGACGACACGCTCATCATCGACTGCGGCGCCGACTTCCGGCTCACCGACCCCGCCGCGTGGGAACGGTTCTACGGTTCGGCGCACGCCGGCAGCTGGCCGTACGGGCTGCCTGAACTGCCCGGCGCCCGCGACCAACTGACCGGGGCCAAGCGGATCGCGGTGCCCGGCTGCTATCCCACCGCCGCGCTGCTCGCGCTGCTGCCCGCCGTCGCCGAGAACCTCATCGAACCCGCGGTGACCGTCGTCGCCGTGAGCGGCACCTCCGGCGCGGGCCGGGCCGCCAAGACCGACCTGCTCGGCGCCGAGGTCATCGGATCGGCGCGCGCGTACAACGTCGGTGGCAAGCACCGGCATACCCCGGAGATCGCGCAGGGCCTGCGAGCCGTGACCGACAGGGACGTCACCGTCTCGTTCACCCCGGTGCTCATCCCGACCTCGCGGGGCATCCTCGCCACCTGCACCGCAAGGACTTCCGCACCGCTGTCGCAGCTGCGTGCCGCCTACGAAAAGGCCTACGACGCAGAGCCATTCGTGTATCTGCTGCCCGAGGGCCAGCTGCCCAAGACCGGTTCGGTGATCGGCAGCAACGCCGCGCAGCTCGCGGTGGCCGTCGACGAGGATGCGCAGACGTTCATCGCGATCGCGGCGATCGACAACCTGGTCAAGGGCACCGGCGGCGCCGCCGTGCAGTCGATGAACCTGGCGCTGGGCTGGCCGGAGACCGAGGGCCTGTCGGTCGTGGGGGTCGCACCGTGA
- a CDS encoding oxygenase MpaB family protein codes for MTAKPTSAKPNSLRSCGAAADPLGPDSLTWKYFGDLRTGMLGVWIGAIQNMYPELGAGVEDHSIVLREPLQRVARSVYPIMGVVYDGDRAAQTGEQIKSYHTTIKGSDHAGRRYHALNPETFYWAHATFFMLIIKTAEYFCGGLTEAEKRQLFDEHVQWYRMYGMSMRPVPKTWEEFGEYWDRKCREELEINQATLDIFSIRIPKPWFVLMPTPVWDQMFKPMLGAQRWIAAGLFDPAVRERAGLRWTPGDEVLLRLFGKLVELAFVAVPEEIRLHPRALAAYRRAEGKLPADAPLVEAPAFTGPPADRRGLPMHYVPSRKTLLDKAGSLVHTTFSLAGLRPARGRGKAA; via the coding sequence ATGACCGCGAAGCCGACTTCCGCGAAGCCGAACAGCCTGCGCTCCTGCGGGGCCGCCGCCGATCCGCTCGGCCCCGATTCGCTCACGTGGAAGTACTTCGGGGACTTGCGCACCGGGATGCTCGGCGTGTGGATCGGCGCGATCCAGAACATGTACCCGGAACTCGGCGCCGGCGTCGAGGACCACTCGATCGTGCTGCGCGAACCGTTGCAGCGCGTCGCGCGGTCGGTCTATCCGATCATGGGCGTGGTCTACGACGGCGACCGCGCGGCGCAGACCGGCGAGCAGATCAAGAGCTACCACACCACGATCAAGGGCAGCGACCACGCCGGGCGGCGCTACCACGCGCTGAACCCCGAGACGTTCTACTGGGCGCACGCGACGTTCTTCATGCTGATCATCAAGACGGCCGAGTACTTCTGCGGCGGTCTCACCGAAGCAGAGAAGCGCCAGCTGTTCGACGAGCACGTGCAGTGGTACCGCATGTACGGGATGAGCATGCGGCCCGTGCCGAAGACGTGGGAGGAATTCGGCGAGTACTGGGACCGCAAGTGCCGGGAAGAACTCGAGATCAATCAGGCGACGCTCGACATCTTCTCGATCCGCATCCCCAAACCGTGGTTCGTGCTGATGCCGACACCGGTGTGGGACCAGATGTTCAAACCGATGCTGGGCGCCCAGCGATGGATCGCCGCGGGGCTCTTCGACCCCGCCGTACGCGAACGGGCCGGGCTGCGCTGGACGCCGGGCGACGAAGTCCTGCTGCGCCTGTTCGGCAAACTCGTCGAACTGGCCTTCGTCGCCGTACCCGAGGAGATCCGCCTGCATCCTCGCGCGCTGGCCGCCTACCGCCGGGCCGAGGGCAAACTCCCCGCGGACGCACCGCTGGTCGAGGCACCCGCGTTCACGGGGCCGCCCGCCGACCGCCGTGGCCTGCCGATGCACTACGTCCCGAGCCGCAAGACCCTGCTCGACAAAGCGGGCTCGCTGGTGCACACGACGTTCTCTTTGGCGGGGCTGCGTCCAGCCCGCGGACGCGGTAAGGCAGCCTGA
- a CDS encoding acyl-CoA dehydrogenase family protein: MLEWSEVDLAVRDAVREFVDKEIRPHVDALESGEMEPYPVIRKLFSTFGIDAMAKEALEKRLTRLREGGEAKSGGGGMFGGGQGGMGFVVISELCRVSMGLVTGMGVSLGLTVPTIQSRGTLAQQERWLPELVTYEKVGAWAITEPDSGSDAFGGMKSYVVRDGDDYILNGQKTFITNGPDADVVVVYAKLDQGDGVDKRDRKVLTFVLDRGMEGFVQSKPFRKMGIHSSRTGELFFNNVRLGRDRLLGETETGGGDVKDSRDSARSSFSAERIGVAAMALGVIEECLRLSVDYAKSRTLWGKEIGQFQLIQLKLANMEVARMNVRNMLFRVIEASQTGTPISLAEASAIKWYCSQAATDVAMEAVQLFGGNGYMTEYRVEQLARDAKSLMIYAGSNEVQITHVAKGLLRDS, translated from the coding sequence ATGCTCGAGTGGTCTGAGGTCGATCTTGCCGTGCGCGATGCCGTCCGGGAGTTCGTCGACAAAGAAATCCGTCCGCATGTCGACGCTCTGGAGAGCGGCGAGATGGAGCCCTACCCCGTCATCCGGAAGCTCTTCAGCACCTTCGGAATCGACGCGATGGCCAAGGAGGCGCTGGAGAAGCGGCTGACGCGGCTGCGCGAGGGCGGAGAGGCGAAGTCCGGTGGCGGCGGCATGTTCGGCGGCGGCCAGGGTGGCATGGGGTTCGTGGTGATCAGCGAACTGTGCCGCGTCTCGATGGGTCTGGTGACCGGGATGGGTGTCAGCCTCGGGCTGACGGTTCCGACCATCCAGAGTCGCGGGACGCTGGCCCAGCAGGAGCGCTGGCTGCCGGAGCTGGTGACCTACGAGAAGGTCGGCGCCTGGGCGATCACCGAACCCGATTCGGGGTCCGATGCGTTCGGCGGGATGAAGTCCTACGTCGTCCGTGACGGTGACGACTACATCCTCAACGGCCAGAAGACGTTCATCACCAACGGACCGGACGCCGACGTGGTCGTCGTGTACGCGAAGCTCGACCAGGGTGACGGGGTCGACAAGCGGGACCGCAAGGTGCTGACGTTCGTCCTCGACCGCGGCATGGAGGGCTTCGTGCAGTCGAAGCCGTTCCGCAAGATGGGGATCCACTCTTCGCGCACCGGTGAACTCTTCTTCAACAACGTACGACTGGGCCGAGACCGCCTGCTCGGGGAGACCGAGACCGGCGGCGGCGACGTCAAGGATTCCAGAGACAGTGCGCGGTCGAGCTTCTCCGCGGAGCGGATCGGCGTCGCGGCCATGGCGCTCGGCGTCATCGAGGAGTGCCTTCGCCTGTCGGTCGACTACGCGAAGTCCCGCACCCTGTGGGGCAAGGAGATCGGCCAGTTCCAGCTCATCCAGCTGAAGCTGGCCAATATGGAAGTGGCCCGGATGAACGTGCGCAACATGCTGTTCCGGGTGATCGAGGCCTCCCAGACCGGCACCCCGATCTCACTGGCCGAGGCGTCGGCGATCAAGTGGTACTGCTCGCAGGCCGCGACCGATGTGGCGATGGAGGCGGTACAGCTGTTCGGCGGCAACGGATACATGACCGAATACCGGGTCGAGCAGCTGGCGAGGGATGCCAAGTCGCTGATGATCTACGCCGGCAGCAACGAGGTGCAGATCACCCACGTCGCGAAGGGTCTGCTGCGCGACTCCTAG